A stretch of the Mesorhizobium huakuii genome encodes the following:
- a CDS encoding VOC family protein, with product MTSGIHHITLVTRKVQANVDFYVGFLGLRLVKRTGGFEDAEQLHLCYGDTIGSPGSLITFLVWEDGSPGRIGLGQVAEVALSVQPGAIGFWIMRSLQFGLNASGPTQEFGEPVLRLTDPDGVAIKIVGSALPAHASPAVSPGIEPANAIQCIRGATIFSAVAEQTSAFLQDYFGYRPLKHAGTVQRLVSDSGDVVDVRDAVGFWPGVPGTGVVDHIAFRAPDLAALETVERRLASLNSSATNVHDRKYFVSLYVREPGETLFELATDGPGMTVDEPIETLGSVLFVPPSDAERADAIRTRLPQFSLPGEDRIRYLDLPFVHRFHVPSDPDGTTLVLLHGTGGNEADLMPFAASLAPRATLMGVRGRSVEEGTLRWFRRLSATAFDQADIRAEAAAFAAFVEGAIGGYRLDTDRLAFLGYSNGANFLVAAMLLHPPLAQRAILLRPSLVLEARPDADLSGCRIVMIEGRDDPYASLLPGLASVLSERHATVSALTVPAGHELSDADLHVLGPSIENWLA from the coding sequence ATGACATCGGGCATCCACCACATCACGCTGGTTACACGCAAGGTCCAGGCCAACGTCGATTTCTATGTCGGCTTTCTCGGACTGCGCCTGGTCAAGCGGACGGGTGGTTTCGAGGACGCCGAGCAACTGCATCTGTGTTATGGCGACACCATCGGTTCGCCGGGATCCCTGATCACCTTCCTCGTGTGGGAGGACGGATCACCCGGCCGGATCGGCCTCGGTCAGGTCGCGGAAGTCGCGCTGTCCGTTCAGCCCGGCGCCATCGGCTTCTGGATCATGCGGTCGTTGCAATTCGGACTGAATGCGAGCGGACCAACGCAGGAATTCGGCGAGCCCGTGCTGCGCTTGACCGATCCGGACGGCGTAGCGATCAAGATCGTCGGCAGCGCCCTGCCCGCGCATGCCTCACCGGCCGTCAGCCCGGGAATCGAGCCGGCCAACGCAATCCAGTGCATCCGCGGCGCGACGATTTTCTCTGCGGTTGCCGAGCAGACCTCGGCATTCCTGCAGGATTATTTCGGCTATCGCCCGCTCAAGCATGCCGGGACCGTGCAGCGCCTCGTCTCGGACAGCGGGGACGTTGTCGACGTCCGTGACGCCGTTGGTTTCTGGCCGGGCGTGCCAGGGACCGGCGTCGTCGACCATATCGCCTTCCGCGCGCCGGACCTCGCTGCGCTGGAGACGGTGGAGCGCCGGCTTGCAAGCCTCAACTCCAGCGCCACCAACGTTCACGACCGCAAATATTTCGTATCGCTCTACGTCCGTGAGCCGGGAGAGACCTTGTTCGAACTCGCAACGGACGGACCCGGAATGACGGTCGATGAACCCATCGAAACCCTCGGTTCGGTGCTCTTCGTTCCGCCTTCCGACGCCGAGCGGGCGGACGCCATCCGCACGCGGCTGCCGCAGTTTTCGTTGCCTGGCGAGGATCGCATACGGTATCTCGACCTGCCCTTCGTGCACCGGTTCCATGTGCCATCCGACCCGGACGGCACGACGCTCGTGCTGTTGCATGGGACCGGCGGCAACGAGGCCGACCTGATGCCGTTCGCGGCGAGCCTGGCGCCGCGCGCCACCTTGATGGGGGTGCGTGGGCGCAGCGTCGAGGAGGGCACCTTGCGCTGGTTCCGCCGGCTTTCGGCAACCGCGTTCGATCAAGCCGACATAAGGGCCGAGGCAGCAGCCTTTGCCGCCTTCGTGGAAGGTGCGATCGGCGGCTATCGGCTGGACACGGACAGACTGGCGTTCCTCGGATATTCCAACGGCGCCAACTTCCTTGTGGCGGCCATGCTGCTGCATCCGCCCCTGGCCCAGCGCGCCATCCTGCTTCGCCCCTCACTGGTCCTCGAGGCCCGGCCGGACGCAGATCTGTCGGGCTGCCGGATAGTGATGATCGAGGGCCGCGATGATCCCTATGCATCGCTTCTCCCCGGTCTTGCGTCGGTCCTGAGCGAGCGTCACGCGACAGTGTCCGCGCTAACAGTGCCTGCGGGCCACGAACTGAGCGATGCCGATCTGCACGTCCTGGGACCGTCGATAGAAAACTGGCTCGCCTGA
- a CDS encoding cytochrome b, whose product MRTLENRRAAEASAKPRLHWHFGIRLLHWLTVIALVAQIVIAFGPMRGPGMAMMKWLPLHMSIGVTILAIIVLRLCWRIFTWAPVRPTSRLMRFATAFFHMVLYVTILAVLITGWLGYRPMPFMPPARLFGDLPVPLAPSVGALSARGFAFVHQKLVWILLGLAGVHVLAALAHFVLLRDGVMQSMVFGRSRTASQDQSHSRKDV is encoded by the coding sequence ATGCGCACCCTTGAGAACCGTCGGGCAGCGGAGGCGAGCGCGAAACCTCGCCTGCATTGGCATTTCGGCATCCGTCTGCTGCATTGGCTGACGGTGATCGCGCTCGTGGCGCAAATCGTCATTGCCTTCGGGCCGATGCGGGGGCCGGGCATGGCGATGATGAAGTGGCTGCCGCTTCACATGTCGATCGGCGTGACGATCCTGGCCATCATCGTCCTCAGGCTTTGCTGGCGCATCTTCACCTGGGCTCCCGTCAGGCCAACCTCGCGGTTGATGCGGTTTGCGACGGCTTTCTTCCACATGGTTCTCTACGTCACGATCCTCGCCGTCCTGATAACGGGATGGCTGGGCTACCGGCCAATGCCTTTCATGCCTCCCGCACGGCTCTTCGGAGACTTGCCCGTGCCATTGGCGCCATCGGTCGGCGCGCTGTCGGCAAGGGGCTTCGCGTTCGTGCATCAGAAGCTGGTCTGGATACTGCTTGGGCTTGCCGGTGTTCACGTCCTGGCTGCCCTCGCGCATTTCGTGCTGTTACGCGATGGTGTCATGCAAAGCATGGTTTTTGGCCGGTCGCGCACGGCCTCTCAGGACCAGAGCCATTCCAGGAAAGACGTGTAA
- a CDS encoding M20 aminoacylase family protein: MPILNRAAEMQDEVAGWRRHLHQTPELNFDVFKTAAFVTEKLKEFGCDDVVTGLGKTGVVGIIRGRQGEGTTIGLRADMDALPLNEISGKPYASTVPGKMHACGHDGHTAMLLGAAKYLAETRNFAGSVAVIFQPAEEGGGGGNEMVKDGMMERFDISKVFGMHNMPGLPVGQFAIRPGPIMAATAEFTITVKGRGGHAAMPHGTIDPIVITSQLVGALQTIASRSTDPVEAVVVSVTKFHAGDAYNIIPESAEIAGTVRTLRKEIAKKSEERIRTICDGLATAFGAKIEVDYQANYPVTFNHAEETVFASDIAATVAGDAHVHRGIQPVMGGEDFSYMLEARPGAFIFIGNGETAGLHNPAYDFNDEAIPHGMSYWVKLAETALAA, encoded by the coding sequence ATGCCAATCCTGAACCGCGCCGCTGAAATGCAGGACGAAGTTGCCGGCTGGCGCCGGCATCTGCACCAGACGCCGGAGCTGAACTTCGACGTCTTCAAGACGGCGGCTTTCGTCACCGAAAAGCTGAAAGAGTTCGGCTGCGACGATGTGGTCACCGGCCTCGGCAAGACCGGCGTCGTCGGCATCATCCGCGGCCGCCAGGGCGAAGGCACCACCATCGGTCTGCGCGCCGACATGGACGCGCTGCCACTCAACGAGATATCAGGCAAGCCCTACGCCTCGACCGTTCCCGGCAAGATGCACGCCTGCGGCCACGACGGCCACACGGCGATGCTGCTGGGTGCAGCGAAATATCTCGCCGAGACGCGCAATTTCGCGGGCTCGGTGGCGGTGATCTTCCAGCCGGCGGAAGAAGGTGGTGGCGGCGGCAACGAGATGGTCAAGGACGGCATGATGGAGCGCTTCGACATCTCCAAAGTGTTCGGCATGCACAACATGCCTGGCCTGCCTGTGGGCCAATTCGCCATTCGCCCGGGTCCGATCATGGCGGCGACGGCCGAATTCACCATCACCGTAAAAGGCAGGGGCGGCCATGCCGCGATGCCGCACGGCACGATCGATCCGATCGTCATCACCAGCCAGCTGGTCGGCGCGCTGCAGACGATCGCCTCGCGCAGCACCGATCCGGTCGAGGCCGTCGTGGTCTCGGTGACCAAATTCCATGCCGGTGATGCCTACAACATTATTCCCGAATCGGCCGAGATCGCCGGCACCGTGCGCACCTTGCGCAAGGAGATCGCCAAGAAATCCGAGGAGCGTATCCGCACCATCTGCGACGGCCTGGCGACCGCTTTCGGCGCCAAGATCGAGGTCGACTACCAGGCAAATTACCCCGTGACCTTCAATCATGCCGAGGAGACGGTGTTTGCCAGCGACATCGCGGCGACCGTCGCCGGCGATGCCCATGTCCATCGCGGCATCCAGCCGGTGATGGGCGGCGAGGATTTCTCGTATATGCTGGAAGCCCGCCCCGGCGCCTTCATCTTCATCGGCAATGGTGAAACCGCCGGTCTTCACAACCCGGCCTACGATTTCAACGACGAGGCCATCCCGCATGGCATGAGCTACTGGGTGAAACTGGCGGAAACCGCGCTCGCCGCCTGA